A single genomic interval of Deltaproteobacteria bacterium harbors:
- a CDS encoding cupin domain-containing protein: MSRSLALSVGLLAPVLASAAPSTLDQVVGATLRRNYDALHGCYRLALAQDRSRAGTLFVRVTLGAADTVTHARLDRDELKHAPTAACVLKWMRGWTLSGAAAAGAGPGTEVVVPIIYRAAPKQQSVWEADVEARALGAAGQVQLLLTRQNVGASLASLALLTLRSHLALPGAPQKLLYVLSGRGVLAAGTSRLPLGPGTALALRASLPVTLSPTRGELRCLVLFLPAGGEQALLPTKEVFPEIPAKGPAGRLLRPERIDRTTPLLLAEGKLKVTPLLQRKTQGHSRFYLGLLEAAAPSSVPEHSHFAEAEVLFVLSGKGEMGIEGTLTPVGPGQAIYIPAGASHSVRVESGPLKVVQVYVPGGPEQRFFQKADAR, encoded by the coding sequence ATGAGCCGTTCGCTCGCGCTCTCCGTCGGGTTGCTCGCCCCCGTGCTGGCCTCGGCCGCCCCGAGCACGCTGGACCAGGTCGTTGGCGCCACCCTTCGCAGGAACTACGACGCCCTCCACGGCTGCTACCGCCTGGCGCTCGCGCAGGATCGGAGCCGCGCGGGAACCCTCTTCGTGCGGGTCACCCTCGGGGCGGCGGACACGGTGACCCACGCCCGTTTGGACCGGGACGAGCTCAAGCACGCCCCCACCGCGGCCTGCGTCCTCAAGTGGATGCGCGGCTGGACGCTCTCCGGGGCGGCAGCCGCCGGCGCGGGTCCCGGCACCGAGGTGGTCGTACCCATCATCTATCGCGCGGCACCCAAGCAGCAGAGCGTGTGGGAGGCCGACGTCGAGGCGCGTGCCCTCGGAGCGGCGGGACAGGTGCAGCTCCTGCTCACCCGCCAGAACGTCGGAGCGAGCCTGGCCTCCCTGGCGCTGCTCACCCTCCGGTCGCACCTCGCGCTCCCCGGGGCGCCGCAGAAGCTGCTCTACGTCCTCTCCGGCCGCGGCGTGCTGGCCGCCGGCACCTCGCGGCTCCCCCTCGGGCCGGGGACGGCGCTGGCCCTGCGTGCGAGCTTGCCCGTGACCCTGAGTCCGACCCGAGGCGAGCTGCGCTGCCTCGTGCTCTTCCTCCCCGCCGGCGGCGAGCAGGCCCTGCTGCCGACGAAGGAGGTCTTTCCGGAGATCCCGGCCAAGGGGCCCGCGGGTCGCCTCCTGCGGCCGGAGCGCATCGACCGCACGACGCCACTCCTCCTCGCGGAGGGGAAGCTGAAGGTGACGCCCCTTCTGCAGCGGAAGACGCAGGGCCACTCCCGCTTCTACCTCGGGCTCCTCGAGGCGGCAGCCCCCTCGAGCGTGCCGGAGCACTCGCATTTCGCCGAGGCGGAGGTGCTCTTCGTCCTCTCCGGCAAGGGGGAGATGGGGATCGAAGGGACGCTGACCCCCGTCGGCCCCGGACAGGCCATCTACATCCCCGCGGGCGCCAGCCATTCCGTGCGCGTCGAGAGCGGCCCGCTCAAGGTCGTGCAGGTCTACGTCCCCGGCGGGCCGGAACAGCGTTTCTTCCAGAAGGCGGACGCGCGATGA
- a CDS encoding cobalamin B12-binding domain-containing protein: MAERKIRILVAKPGLDGHDRGAKVVARAMSDAGFEVVYTGLHQTPEMIAATAVQEDVDGVGVSILSGAHLTLLPAILSELRKRDAGAVQVFCGGIIPDEDVAKLKAEGVAEIFTPGTSTQDIVAWVKAHLKPAQ, from the coding sequence ATGGCAGAGCGCAAGATCCGTATCCTGGTGGCCAAGCCGGGGCTCGACGGTCACGACCGGGGGGCCAAGGTGGTGGCTCGGGCGATGTCCGACGCGGGGTTCGAGGTGGTCTACACCGGGCTGCACCAGACGCCGGAGATGATCGCGGCCACCGCGGTCCAGGAGGACGTGGACGGGGTCGGGGTCTCGATCCTGTCGGGCGCACACCTCACGCTCTTGCCCGCGATCCTGAGCGAGCTGCGCAAGCGCGACGCGGGAGCGGTGCAGGTCTTCTGCGGCGGCATCATCCCCGACGAGGACGTGGCCAAGCTGAAGGCCGAGGGCGTGGCCGAGATCTTCACCCCCGGCACCTCCACGCAGGACATCGTGGCCTGGGTCAAGGCCCACCTCAAGCCGGCGCAATGA
- a CDS encoding acyl-CoA dehydrogenase family protein, which yields MSFEPTEEQRLVQQTARDVATRTLAPRAAERDRLGTFPEAELRQLASLGLLGVNVPPELGGSGAGVVSYSLALTELARACASTSVAVAVTNMAAELICQYGSEEQRQRYVTRLVSGEALCAAFALSEPHCGSDAAALRTTARRTDRGWVLSGTKQWITSGDRAGLVVVWARTGADSGPKGISVFVVERGTPGLLVGKHEEKLGLRGSTTVALTFEDCELPADALLGPEGSGFSQAMTALDGGRIGIGSQALGIGLAARDEAVRYAKERQAFGHPIADRQAIQWMLADSQTELEAARLLTLRAAWLKERRAPFTREASMAKLYASEAANRVCYRALQIHGGYGYTKDFAVERLYRDVRITTIYEGTSEIQRLVIGRSLVRD from the coding sequence GTGAGCTTCGAACCGACCGAAGAACAGCGCCTCGTTCAGCAGACGGCGCGCGATGTCGCGACGCGGACCCTCGCGCCGCGCGCGGCCGAGCGGGATCGTCTCGGCACCTTCCCCGAGGCGGAGCTGCGCCAGCTCGCGAGCCTCGGCCTCCTCGGGGTGAACGTCCCCCCGGAGCTCGGCGGATCGGGCGCCGGCGTGGTCTCGTACTCCCTGGCCCTGACGGAGCTCGCGCGCGCCTGCGCCTCCACGAGCGTGGCGGTGGCCGTGACCAACATGGCCGCCGAGCTCATCTGCCAGTACGGCTCCGAGGAGCAGCGGCAGCGCTACGTCACGCGTCTCGTCTCCGGTGAGGCGCTCTGCGCGGCGTTCGCCCTGTCGGAGCCACACTGCGGCAGCGACGCCGCGGCCCTGCGAACGACGGCGCGCCGCACCGACCGCGGCTGGGTGCTCTCGGGGACCAAGCAGTGGATCACGAGCGGCGACCGTGCCGGCCTGGTGGTCGTCTGGGCCCGCACGGGGGCGGACAGCGGGCCCAAGGGGATCAGCGTCTTCGTCGTCGAGCGGGGCACCCCCGGGCTGCTCGTGGGCAAGCACGAGGAGAAGCTCGGCCTGCGTGGCTCCACCACGGTGGCGCTCACCTTCGAGGACTGCGAGCTCCCCGCCGACGCGCTGCTGGGGCCCGAGGGGAGCGGGTTCTCGCAGGCCATGACGGCCCTCGACGGCGGCCGCATCGGCATCGGCTCGCAGGCGCTCGGGATCGGCCTCGCGGCGCGCGACGAGGCGGTGCGGTACGCAAAGGAGCGCCAGGCCTTCGGGCACCCGATCGCCGATCGCCAGGCGATCCAGTGGATGCTCGCCGACAGCCAGACCGAGCTCGAGGCCGCACGCCTGCTCACCCTTCGCGCGGCCTGGCTGAAGGAGCGACGCGCGCCCTTCACGCGCGAGGCGTCGATGGCCAAGCTCTACGCGAGCGAGGCGGCCAACCGCGTCTGCTACCGTGCGCTCCAGATCCACGGAGGCTACGGCTACACCAAGGACTTCGCCGTCGAGCGGCTCTACCGCGACGTGCGCATCACCACCATCTACGAGGGAACGAGCGAGATCCAGCGGCTGGTCATCGGTCGCTCCCTCGTCCGCGACTGA
- a CDS encoding AgmX/PglI C-terminal domain-containing protein has protein sequence MRHVRRSFLGGVVLSLLACAAPQRPRSTPPSRPIARRPPPKALPKAAPDDGLHLKGGLGTLDQSTVEERLKEHQQEFVECFQRGLRESAYLGGAVTFKLRVGPAGAVKSVLLSESTLGSRPVEQCLLGVVSTLVFPRPKGGDAEFTYPLSFPSREQILIWDPGMVQKELKRQRRMLLARARGAGALALPKGLMLTFYVDRRGRAVSAGLAAPTPFAEDLAERLLQNLKKLKFIAPQGSLAKVTYRW, from the coding sequence ATGCGTCACGTCCGTCGGTCGTTCCTCGGCGGGGTCGTCCTCAGCCTCCTCGCCTGCGCCGCGCCCCAGCGCCCCCGGTCGACCCCTCCGTCGCGGCCGATCGCCCGCCGTCCGCCTCCGAAGGCCCTCCCGAAGGCGGCGCCCGACGACGGTCTGCATCTCAAAGGTGGGCTCGGCACGCTCGACCAGAGCACCGTCGAGGAGCGGCTCAAGGAGCACCAGCAGGAGTTCGTCGAGTGCTTCCAGCGCGGGCTGCGCGAGAGCGCGTACCTGGGCGGTGCCGTGACCTTCAAGTTGCGCGTGGGTCCCGCCGGCGCGGTGAAGTCGGTGCTCCTGAGCGAGAGCACGCTCGGGTCGCGTCCCGTCGAGCAATGCCTCCTTGGCGTCGTCTCCACGCTGGTCTTCCCCCGTCCGAAGGGGGGCGACGCGGAGTTCACCTATCCGCTGAGCTTTCCGAGCCGCGAGCAGATCCTCATCTGGGACCCGGGCATGGTGCAGAAGGAGCTCAAGCGCCAGCGACGGATGCTCCTCGCGCGGGCACGCGGGGCGGGGGCGCTGGCCCTGCCGAAGGGCCTGATGCTGACCTTCTACGTCGATCGCCGGGGGCGCGCCGTCTCGGCCGGGCTCGCCGCACCGACCCCCTTCGCCGAGGACCTCGCCGAGCGGCTCCTGCAGAACCTGAAGAAGCTGAAGTTCATCGCTCCCCAGGGGAGCCTGGCCAAGGTGACGTATCGATGGTGA
- a CDS encoding AgmX/PglI C-terminal domain-containing protein has translation MRTLPCFLVAGLLTLAGCPAEQSQGPGPRTGPAQGGPSEDSSALTPEQMEEIQKAARAGQPGVERCYTEELEKRGDKSFKGKLTVKILIGTNGTATQVTIVESELKAPAVHQCIEQAVKGWEFPTLRSPSWFSYPYTFQPAY, from the coding sequence ATGCGTACGCTGCCGTGCTTCCTGGTTGCAGGTCTTCTCACCCTCGCGGGCTGTCCGGCGGAGCAGTCGCAGGGGCCCGGACCGCGAACCGGCCCCGCGCAGGGCGGGCCCTCCGAGGACAGCTCGGCCCTGACCCCCGAGCAGATGGAGGAGATCCAGAAGGCCGCGCGCGCCGGGCAGCCGGGGGTCGAGCGCTGCTACACCGAGGAGCTCGAGAAGCGCGGCGACAAGAGCTTCAAGGGAAAGCTCACGGTGAAGATCCTGATCGGCACGAACGGCACCGCGACCCAGGTCACCATCGTCGAGAGCGAGCTGAAGGCGCCCGCCGTGCACCAGTGCATCGAGCAGGCCGTCAAGGGCTGGGAGTTCCCGACCCTGCGTAGCCCGTCGTGGTTCAGCTACCCGTACACCTTCCAACCCGCCTATTGA
- a CDS encoding acyl-CoA dehydrogenase: protein MDFTLTEEQQLLQQTARDFARREVAPRAKAIDHEHSFPAELVRRMSELGLLGVAVPQAYGGAGMDAFSYVLAMEEISAACASTGVIMSVNNSLVCDPLLKFGTEEQKRAFLTPLARGDKLGCFALSEPDAGSDAAAQKTVARRVGEEYLITGVKNFITNGPEADLCVLITMTQPEARHKGITAFVVPLDLPGVRRGPKEAKLGICGSGTCQLFFEECRVPVSQRLGQEGEGFKVAMTTLDGGRIGIAAQALGIARAGLEAATAYARERKTFGQAIGQHQAIQFKLADMATQLDAARLLTWRAAELKDRGARHSTESAMAKLMASETACFVTKEAIQIFGGYGYMKEYPVERHYRDAKITEIYEGTSEIQRLVVAASLLKD from the coding sequence ATGGACTTCACGCTCACCGAGGAACAGCAGCTCCTGCAGCAGACGGCGCGGGACTTCGCCCGCCGCGAGGTCGCTCCGCGGGCGAAGGCCATCGACCACGAACACAGCTTTCCGGCGGAGCTCGTGCGGCGGATGTCCGAGCTCGGCCTCCTCGGTGTCGCCGTCCCGCAGGCCTACGGCGGGGCCGGAATGGACGCGTTCTCCTACGTCCTCGCCATGGAAGAGATCTCCGCGGCGTGCGCCTCCACGGGCGTCATCATGTCCGTGAACAACTCGCTGGTCTGCGATCCGCTCCTCAAGTTCGGCACCGAGGAGCAGAAGCGCGCGTTTCTCACGCCGCTCGCGCGCGGCGACAAGCTCGGGTGCTTCGCGCTCAGCGAGCCGGACGCGGGGAGCGACGCCGCTGCGCAGAAGACCGTGGCCCGGCGCGTGGGCGAAGAGTACCTGATAACCGGCGTGAAGAACTTCATCACCAACGGGCCCGAGGCGGACCTCTGCGTGCTCATCACCATGACGCAGCCGGAGGCGCGGCATAAAGGCATCACGGCCTTCGTCGTGCCCCTCGACCTCCCGGGAGTCCGGCGGGGACCGAAGGAGGCGAAGCTCGGCATCTGCGGGTCGGGCACCTGCCAGCTCTTCTTCGAGGAGTGCCGCGTGCCGGTTTCGCAGCGCCTGGGCCAGGAAGGGGAGGGCTTCAAGGTGGCGATGACGACCCTCGACGGCGGCCGGATCGGCATCGCGGCCCAGGCCCTCGGGATCGCGCGGGCGGGGCTCGAGGCGGCCACCGCCTACGCGCGCGAGCGCAAGACCTTCGGCCAGGCGATCGGCCAGCACCAGGCCATCCAGTTCAAGCTCGCGGACATGGCGACGCAGCTCGACGCGGCCCGTCTGCTCACGTGGCGCGCAGCGGAGCTGAAGGATCGCGGCGCGCGCCATTCGACCGAGTCGGCGATGGCGAAGCTGATGGCCTCCGAGACCGCCTGCTTCGTCACCAAGGAGGCCATCCAGATCTTCGGCGGGTACGGCTACATGAAGGAGTACCCCGTCGAGCGACACTACCGAGACGCGAAGATCACAGAGATCTACGAGGGGACGAGCGAGATCCAGCGCCTCGTCGTGGCCGCTTCCTTACTCAAGGACTAG
- a CDS encoding enoyl-CoA hydratase/isomerase family protein — protein MGYGNILLEFEGPLAILSVNRPRRLNALNTQTLGELLSAVGELASRAEIRVVILTGAGDKSFIAGADVTEMVDKSHLEALRFAELGQNVCSAFEHLDRPVIAAINGYALGGGCELAMACDFAYASTEATIGQPEVNLGIIPGFGGTQRLLRRVAPGLARELVFTGRAIGADEALRLGLVNAVYPPTQLMPRVRETALQIVEKGPLAIARAKSLMVAGFEMSLSAASVLEREAFAGLFASHDQKEGMRAFLEKRPPTFQGK, from the coding sequence ATGGGCTACGGAAACATCCTCCTCGAGTTCGAAGGACCGCTCGCCATCCTGTCGGTCAACCGGCCGCGACGCCTGAACGCGCTCAACACCCAAACCCTCGGTGAGCTGCTCTCCGCAGTGGGCGAGCTGGCTTCACGCGCGGAGATCCGCGTCGTGATCCTGACGGGCGCGGGGGACAAGTCGTTCATCGCGGGCGCGGACGTCACCGAGATGGTGGACAAGAGCCACCTCGAGGCCCTCCGCTTCGCCGAGCTGGGACAGAACGTCTGCTCGGCCTTCGAGCACCTGGACCGGCCGGTGATCGCCGCCATCAACGGCTACGCGCTCGGCGGGGGGTGCGAGCTCGCGATGGCCTGTGACTTCGCCTACGCCAGCACCGAGGCCACGATCGGCCAGCCCGAGGTGAACCTGGGCATCATTCCGGGCTTCGGCGGGACGCAGCGGCTCCTCCGACGCGTCGCACCCGGCCTCGCGCGAGAGCTCGTCTTCACCGGGCGGGCGATCGGGGCCGACGAGGCGCTCCGCCTCGGCCTGGTGAACGCCGTCTACCCGCCGACGCAGCTCATGCCGAGGGTGCGCGAGACGGCCCTGCAGATCGTCGAGAAGGGGCCGCTGGCCATCGCGCGCGCGAAGAGCCTCATGGTCGCCGGGTTCGAGATGTCCCTCAGCGCGGCGAGCGTGCTCGAACGTGAGGCCTTCGCCGGGCTCTTCGCCAGCCACGATCAAAAAGAAGGCATGCGCGCCTTTCTCGAGAAACGGCCACCCACCTTCCAGGGGAAGTGA
- a CDS encoding HEAT repeat domain-containing protein: protein MTWTTIVTASTRVALVIVLLLGPGCGSSATVRRADDLLRSGDYARAELEVDRALAATPEAEELLAMRVRILVARDRRAEAAGACGRVAGAEKRAQLLRALSEAVVSWGLGQRDPAVRLSAIHVARGADMAPLAETVAARLDDPDEVVRTWAAVALSGEPRGADVLERMLGAGKPEARAVAVRELGRLAGRAAVRTVASFAADRSPLVRAAAADGLGHVARPEALPTLERLAADPQAEVRQAALSALERIGDPRGVELARRALRDPYLGVRLAALLALVRIEGNRARPTLALVAAGADRLMALRAGVQLAKLGDPTPALALLGQGVRDALATVRLAALAAASTVDHPRVLELVATRLRDPDPEVRAAAARALLSRKGDAAAARNVARNLKGLACGRGATSADAFRAPGLCLQAAELLLRAEDNDGLQLLSDLARRARLGRDRLQALELALMRGAGPELALAGVADADPYVALASARWIYLRNR from the coding sequence ATGACGTGGACGACGATAGTGACCGCCTCGACCCGGGTGGCGCTCGTGATCGTACTGCTGCTGGGTCCAGGGTGCGGCTCCTCCGCGACGGTTCGGCGGGCCGACGACCTTCTGCGATCGGGCGACTACGCGCGCGCGGAGCTGGAGGTGGATCGGGCCCTTGCCGCCACGCCCGAGGCCGAGGAGCTCCTGGCGATGCGGGTGCGCATCCTCGTGGCACGCGACCGACGAGCCGAGGCGGCGGGGGCCTGCGGGCGCGTCGCGGGCGCCGAGAAGCGAGCTCAGCTCCTGCGCGCGCTCTCCGAGGCGGTGGTCAGCTGGGGGCTCGGACAGCGCGACCCTGCCGTGCGCCTGAGCGCGATCCATGTCGCGCGGGGGGCGGACATGGCGCCTCTCGCCGAGACGGTCGCGGCGCGCCTCGACGACCCGGACGAGGTGGTCCGGACCTGGGCCGCGGTCGCGCTCTCCGGCGAACCGCGCGGTGCGGACGTGCTCGAGCGCATGCTGGGGGCCGGGAAACCGGAGGCGCGCGCGGTGGCCGTGCGGGAGCTGGGACGCCTCGCGGGGCGCGCGGCGGTGCGCACGGTGGCTTCGTTCGCCGCGGACCGGAGTCCACTCGTCCGCGCGGCGGCGGCCGACGGACTCGGACACGTCGCACGCCCCGAAGCGCTGCCCACGCTGGAGCGGCTCGCTGCCGACCCACAGGCGGAGGTGCGCCAGGCCGCGCTCTCGGCTCTCGAGCGGATCGGGGATCCTCGTGGGGTGGAGCTGGCCCGACGCGCGCTGCGGGATCCCTACCTGGGCGTGCGTCTCGCGGCTCTCCTCGCGCTCGTGCGGATCGAGGGGAATCGCGCGCGTCCGACCCTCGCCCTCGTCGCCGCGGGGGCGGACCGGCTGATGGCCCTGCGCGCGGGCGTGCAGCTCGCCAAGCTCGGGGATCCGACGCCGGCCCTGGCGCTGCTCGGGCAGGGCGTGCGGGACGCGCTCGCCACGGTGCGGCTCGCGGCGCTCGCGGCGGCGAGCACGGTCGATCACCCGCGGGTGCTCGAGCTCGTGGCCACACGGCTGCGTGACCCCGATCCGGAGGTGCGGGCTGCAGCCGCGCGAGCCCTCCTGTCGAGGAAGGGCGACGCCGCCGCGGCGCGAAACGTCGCGCGGAACCTGAAGGGACTTGCCTGCGGGCGAGGCGCGACATCGGCCGACGCCTTCCGTGCGCCCGGGCTCTGCCTTCAGGCCGCGGAGCTCCTGCTGCGGGCCGAGGATAACGACGGCCTGCAGCTCCTCTCCGACCTGGCGCGCCGCGCTCGCCTCGGGCGGGATCGCCTCCAGGCCCTGGAGCTGGCCCTCATGCGCGGCGCGGGCCCCGAGCTGGCGCTGGCGGGAGTCGCCGACGCCGATCCCTACGTCGCGCTGGCCTCGGCGCGCTGGATCTACCTCCGAAACAGGTAA
- a CDS encoding potassium channel protein — translation MAREPHDQAETEGLKRRLLVAAVMIVMVYAGGTLGYYLLGRGRWSLGDCAYMTVISLTTVGYGEVLEGMAEVPLARFFTGVLLVTGAGIVVYSVSVLTTFLVEGEFLHLRRRRRMRKRIDKLTGHVIICGGGRTGQHIAEELHAARWPYVLIDATPEAIQRCEERVRSEVLGIPADATDDQILLDAGIQRAHGVVAALPDDRDNLFVVVTARGLNPKLRIVAKAVDLRSVQKLQVAGADRIVSVNRIGGQRIASEMIRPHVVSFLDKMMREKDRNLRFEELTIPVGSPLVGRILAQSDIRRARNLLIVAASGPGAEDYTYSPGPDFLLQEGMTLIIIGETDSVQRLRDSALFKRGGVEDEPEPQGR, via the coding sequence GTGGCACGAGAACCTCACGACCAAGCCGAGACCGAAGGGCTGAAACGCCGGCTCCTCGTGGCCGCCGTGATGATCGTGATGGTCTACGCGGGCGGAACCCTGGGCTACTACCTCCTCGGTCGCGGACGCTGGTCGCTCGGCGACTGCGCGTACATGACCGTCATCTCTCTGACGACGGTCGGCTACGGAGAGGTTCTGGAGGGCATGGCGGAGGTCCCGCTCGCCCGTTTCTTCACCGGCGTCCTGCTCGTGACGGGGGCCGGCATCGTGGTCTACTCGGTATCCGTACTGACCACCTTCCTCGTGGAGGGCGAATTCCTCCACCTGCGCCGGAGAAGGCGGATGCGCAAAAGGATCGACAAGCTCACCGGCCACGTGATCATCTGCGGCGGGGGACGCACCGGGCAGCACATCGCGGAGGAGCTGCACGCCGCGCGCTGGCCGTACGTCCTCATCGACGCCACGCCGGAGGCGATCCAGCGCTGCGAAGAGCGCGTCCGTTCGGAGGTGCTCGGGATCCCCGCCGACGCCACCGACGATCAGATCTTGCTCGACGCGGGGATCCAGCGGGCTCACGGGGTGGTGGCGGCCCTGCCGGACGATCGGGACAACCTGTTCGTGGTGGTAACGGCGCGCGGGCTGAATCCGAAGCTGCGGATCGTGGCCAAGGCGGTGGACCTGCGGTCGGTGCAGAAGCTCCAGGTGGCCGGGGCGGACCGGATCGTGTCGGTGAATCGAATCGGTGGACAACGTATCGCCTCCGAGATGATTCGCCCGCACGTGGTGAGCTTCCTCGACAAGATGATGCGCGAGAAGGACCGGAACCTCCGGTTCGAAGAGCTCACCATTCCGGTGGGCTCGCCCCTCGTCGGTCGGATCCTGGCGCAGAGCGACATCCGCCGGGCGCGCAACCTGCTCATCGTGGCCGCATCGGGTCCGGGAGCGGAGGACTACACCTATAGTCCCGGGCCCGACTTCCTCCTGCAGGAGGGAATGACCTTAATCATCATCGGCGAGACGGACTCCGTGCAACGCTTGCGCGATTCGGCGCTCTTCAAGCGCGGTGGCGTGGAGGACGAGCCCGAGCCACAGGGCCGCTGA
- a CDS encoding TraR/DksA C4-type zinc finger protein codes for MSLKKKDLKRFRDMLVEKRSALLKNAERTLSEDMSLDADDLPDEMDLASSEYLQSFTFRLRGREKTFLKKIDHALAKLDSGSFGVCEQCEEEISLKRLEARPETTLCIRCKEDQEKLEKSFG; via the coding sequence ATGTCTCTCAAGAAGAAAGACCTCAAGCGGTTCCGCGACATGTTGGTGGAGAAGCGATCCGCGCTGCTGAAGAACGCCGAGCGGACGCTGTCCGAGGACATGTCGCTGGACGCCGACGACCTGCCCGATGAGATGGATCTCGCCTCGAGCGAGTACTTGCAGTCGTTCACCTTTCGGCTGCGCGGCCGCGAGAAGACCTTCCTCAAGAAGATCGATCACGCCCTGGCCAAGCTGGACAGCGGCAGCTTCGGCGTGTGCGAGCAGTGCGAGGAAGAGATCTCCTTGAAGCGCCTCGAGGCGCGGCCCGAAACCACGCTCTGCATCCGCTGCAAGGAAGACCAGGAGAAGCTCGAGAAATCCTTTGGCTAG